The Candidatus Nitronereus thalassa genome includes the window CCATGCGCTTGATCGGAACCGCTTCAATAGCGAGATTTTTGAAATCTTCAGCTGGCATTCCCAAAACCTCGGCCGTTTCTTCAATACCTTGGCGCGCCATGGCCGTATCGACCCAGGTGGGACACACGGCATTCACGGTAATTCCTCGTTCCGCGACCTCCAAGGCTACGGCTTTCGTAAATCCAATAATGCCATGTTTGGCCGTGCAATAGGCCGCATAACCGGGAACGCCAAATCGGCCCAAAACCGAAGAAAGATTAATAATTCGGCCATAACCGGGAGCCTTCATATGTGGCAATACGACCTTTGAACAAAGGTACGACCCAGTAAGATTAGTTTGAAGAATACTGAGCCATCGAGAGTCATCCATTTCATCCATTGGAGTGCGCCCCGACATTCCGGCATTGTTCACCAAAATATCAATTTTCCCCCATTCTGCCACAATGGTTGCGACAACCCTTTCGACATCCGAACGGTTGGTCACGTCCGCAGGAATACCAATGGCTTGAGTGCCCATTTCCTTCAGCGCCGTCACTGTTTCCTCAAGAGGTTGTGGACGCCGCCCACAAATAGCGACTCGCGCCCCCTCAACAGTAAGGGCTTTGGCCACTCCACAACCAATTCCCACTCCGCCCCCCGTGATCAAGGCCACACGATCTTTCAGCATAATTTGGTGTCTCCTAAAGGGTCATGCTATTTTGGGATGACAGAATTCCCAGAATGTTTCAAAACTAGCTTTCTCAACGACAGATTTTTATGAATTGATGCCCCCTGAAACAAACACGGGTATTTCTCAGCTGGAAAAACTTTGTTTGTCAGAAAGCACCAACAGATAGATTAGGAAACCTTTTGATAACGAGAACACTATGAGCGGCAAATTATACATCGTGAGTACCCCTATCGGGAACCTGGAGGACCTGACATACCGGGCCCATCGTATTCTCCAAGAGGCTAATATCATTGCGGCTGAAGACACTAGGCATACACAAAAACTCTGCCTTCATTATGGAATTGGTACAACGCTTACAAGTTATCACGATTACAACAAAGAAGAGAAAACCCCGGTGCTTCTGGAAAAAATTCGAGAAGGCCAATCCATTGCTCTGGTGTCTGATGCAGGCACACCATTAATTTCCGATCCGGGATACTATCTCCTGACTCGAACTATAGCCGCCGGTTTCACGGTAGTTCCAATCCCAGGCCCCTCAGCAATTCTCACCGCTCTGGCAGCATCAGGATTGCCCACAGATGCCTTTCGATACGAAGGGTTTTTGCCAAAGAAATCAGGGGCAAGGTCTCGAATGTTACAAACTTTAGCGGAGGAATCCCGAACAATTATTCTTTTTGAAACCCCTCATCGAATTAAAGCCACATTGGAAGAAATCCAAGAATGTTTTGGGACTCGACCATTAGTCCTCGCTCGAGAATTGACAAAAACCTATGAGGAAATCATTCGAGGAAGTGCTGAAGAAATATTGGGAAAATACCAGACTCTAAAACCAAAGGGCGAGATGACTTTGCTGATCGCGGGAAAACCAAAGGCAAAAAAACTTCCCAAACGGAAAATGGGCCCTAATCCTCACCCTTTTGGATTAAAATCCGATGATGAACTCCATAAGGCTCCTGAATAAGAACAGCATGCCCCTCATTACGTAAACTTTGAGGAACATTTTTTATTGGCTCGCCATCATCCAAGACCACCGCTAAAATATCCCCCGCCTGCATCCTATCCAATTGCAATTTCGTCTTTACGAAATTATATGGACAAATGACTCCTCGCAAATCTAATTCCGTTTGAACTTTAATCTTGTTACTCATCAACCAAGACCCAGGGTTACCCCAATTCCATTAACCAATGACTCAGGACATCTTCATTTTGACATAAGATTCTTAAAAAAAAGGAGCGTGTCAACAACCGCTGACACGCTCCATAGTTATGTAAAGAAACCGGAATAATTCAACAGGTAATTACTGAACCGTTCCCTTGCTGAAATTTGCCCGGTCAGAACCATAGTCTGTCGCAATGGTATCCGCAACCCGTTTGTTTACATTATCCGGCTGTGGCGCACATTGCCAACAAGGAGCGGCACCCGTTATCACACCAATACTGGAAGTAATCCCGGAGTTCAAGGCACCTTCTTGGATCCCGCCTTCAGGCACTCCCGTGTAACTACCACTACCGATTGGAAGAACAGAAGCAGTCGACGGATCTGGTCGTTGACCTAAACCACCTCCGAAGCCAGTGTTATTCAGGCCACCAAGAACTTGGGATCCTTTAAGGACATACACAGACCGAACCAGCTTTCTCCCAGTGCTAAATTTGTGGTCCCGATCTGTTTCCTGTACCAATTGAACCGAGACATGGTCGCCCTTATTAATGGCTTTTAAATTTTCGAGGTTGGTATGGTCGTCAAAATACAATTCTTGAATATTCATGGACCCTCGTTGCATCTGACGTTCATCTTGTGAACTTCCGCCCATGTCAAGAAACAATCGACCACTTGCCAAATCTACTCCAACCACCTCTCCCTGAACAGTTTCAGGTTGTGACAAATACCGTAACATGTCACCTTCATCCATAACCCGAGCACGTGTCCCTGATCCTTGTGAATCACCAACACCCGTTCCGAATCCAGAGTGCTGAGGCGCCCGCTCTTGCGCCACGGCCACGCCGACTGAGCCTGCAAGAATGATAGCTGCTCCAAAATACCCTAACTTCCGCATGTGGCTCCTCCTTAGGAAGTGTAAGTTAATAATCTAAAAAATTAATAACGAATGATACCCGGTCCACTAACATTTTCAGTCCTAGGGTTGGTAACTATAGTGATCTCATTCCCCGCTGTCAAGGGGATTTTCCCCCATATTTCTATGTGTAAACTTCGAAGCAAAGGATGAAAATCCTATAGTTTACTCAATCGGTTATATAACTATTGTTCCCTTGAGTCCACACGTAATCTTTCAAAACAATCTAACCCTATGAAATTTCCGAAAAAATGGTGCCCGGACCGAGGGTCGAACTCGGACTCTCTTGCGAGAACCGGATTTTGAGTCCGGCGCGTCTGCCAGTTCCGCCATCCGGGCATGGGTTGACAAGGGTCAATTTCTAGCATGATCCCCAAACCCCGTCAATGAACGCCGGGGTAGCTTTTCAGAAATTCTTTTCCCGTGATATGATTTACTGTTTTTCCAACACAGCCTCTACCATTATTTGCCTTCATTCAAAGAGAAAAAAGGAGAAGGTTCATGGCCGAAATTCAATGTTTAAAATGCGAAAAGACTTCAGAAATGATGACTGAACCCTTATTTATGGGAAAATTAGAACAAGAGATAAAAAATAGCGTCTGCGAGGCCTGTTGGACGGAATGGAATAAACCCGGTGGCGTAAAGACCATGGTCATCAATGAATACCAACTTAATCTAGGGGATGAAAACGGTCGCGCTGCACTCAAAAAACAAATGCGAGCCTTTTTTAAACTTCCCGATGCAGGTGTTGAATTTAAGGACTATCGAACGTAAAAACCGTTAAACTACCTAACAAGTTTCACTTCATTAGCTAAAGAGAAACTCATTATGAGGATTTGGCTCAACTCCGAAGATGGAAAGAGGGTTCACTCATAACTACCACAGATAAGAGTTTACTTTTACCGTTAGTGTTATGAATACGCCACTTGGAAAAGGCATTTTTTTGGTCGCCACCCCAAGCCTCCGGGATCCCAATTTTCGACAGACGGTCGTGTTACTTTGTGAATATGGAACCGAAGGCGCATTGGGGGTGGTGGTCAACCGTCCAACGGAAATGAACATCACAGAAGTCTTGCCTCAGGTCCCGATTTTAGAAGGCCAGAGCCACATGGTGTTTTCAGGCGGCCCCGTTCAGCAAAATCATCTTTTGGTGTTGTACAAAACCCCCGAAGGACCTGAAAATACACATCACGTGTTTGATGGTGTGTATCTTGGGGGCAACATGGAAATACTAGAAGAAATTGTGAAAAACCCATTTAGCCCAGATAATTTTCGCGCGTTCATGGGGTACTCCGGATGGGCACCTGGGCAACTAGAAGCTGAAATGGAAACCGGCTCATGGCTCACCTTGCCGGCTGACTCTTCTTTTATGTTTGACCGAGAACATACCCGGCTTTGGGGGGATATCCTCCGATCGTTGGGGAACCAATATGAAATGTATGGGGACATGCCTGTCGATCCTAATATGAACTAAAACAGTTCTGGCAAATTGGCCTTTTCAATGGTTCAATTTAGAAGCCCCCCTCTACCACTACCGAGACAAATTCTTCTTAGGCCACAGCCTTCCGTAAAAACTTCCCAGTGAAAGAGAACTCATTTTCCATCACATCCTCAGGCCGCCCCTCCGCCACAATTCTTCCACCCTGATGGCCACCTCCAGGACCAAGATCAATAACCCAGTCGGCTGACTTGATAACATCGAGCTGGTGTTCGACCACGATCACTGAATTCCCGGCATCGACCAATTTTTCCAACACCTGCAATAAATTTCGCACATCGGCCAGATGAAGCCCAGTGGTTGGTTCATCCAAAATATACAATACTCCCTTGGCCTGGGAAGAAAAACTCTGCACCTTCCCAGATTTCTTTGTTCCATTCACCGTAGCCAGCTCTGCCGCCATTTTGAGCCTCTGCGCTTCACCTCCCGAAAGACTGGGCGCCGATTGACCGAGGCGAAGGTACCCCAAACCCAGGTCAATCAAAAGATCCAACACACGTGATAATGCACCAGAGGACCCGCGAAACACCTGTTGAGCTTCTCGAACTGTCAGGTCGAGGATGTCGTGAATGGAATAACCACGCCAGCGAACGTGCAGCACGTCGGAATTAAACCGTCGGCCTTCACAGGCCTCACACGTCACATATAAATCTTCAAAAAAATACATTTCGAGTTTTTCCAACCCATTCCCCTGGCACCGTTGGCACCGACCTAACCCTGAATTAAACGAAAAATGCGATGCCGTTAGCCCACGTTGCTTGGCATCAAACGTCGAGGCAAAGAGTTGCCGAATGTGTTGGAACCCTTTCATATAAGTGATGGGATTTGATCTCGGGGTTCGTCCAATGGGGTCTTGATTGATCATCCGAACTGTCGACACCTGACTGAGCCCTTCGATTTTGTCAAAACGACCCATCGGCAAAAACTCAAGCCCAAACGCCCTCGCCATCGCCCGATATAATGTCTGCGCCACTAACGTGCTTTTTCCAGAACCAGAGACTCCGGTTACACAGACGAGCATCCCCAATGGAAATCGAACGGTCAGGTGTTGAAGATTATTCTCCTGAGCCCCGTGCAGAATGATAAATTGTCCGCTATCTGGCCTACGCATCTGCGGAATAAGGATTTGCTCGTCACCTCGAAGAAACCGAGCTGTCAACGCATCAGGATGTCTAAGAAATTCATTGCGAGGGGCTGAGCACACGATTGTGCCGCCTTGTTCACCAGCCAATGGGCCAAGCTCTATTACATGATCGGCCTGCTCGATCACCTGACGATCGTGCTCCACGACCACAATAGTATTCCCACGGTGCGCCAGTTCTCGCAAAATTGTGGCCAACATGGCCGTATCTCGGGCATGCAGGCCGATTGTTGGCTCATCCAATACGTACAATGAGCCAACAAGGTGTGCCCCCAATTGATTCGCCAGAGCAATCCGCTGTGCTTCTCCGCCGGAGAGCGAACGGGTTTCACGCAACAGCGTGAGATACTCCAACCCGACCCTCACGAGAAAATCGAACTTAAGTTGCAAGCGGGGAATCAGATCCTTCGTGAGGGAAGACTCGAAGTCCGAGATAGGAAGATCATTCAGCCATTGGCTGACTTGCCCGATCGAAAGCTGCGAAACCTCATGAATATTCATGCCATGGATGGTGACATGAAGCGCCTCAGGCTTGAGCCGACTTCCGTGACAAACCAGACATTGCACGGGACTTCGATACCGGCTCAGGAATACCCGCACGTGCATCTTGTATCGTTTCCTCTCCAAGGCTTCGAAAAACTGGTCGACTCCTTTCAGGCCCTTCGCCCCTTTCCATATCAGCGCCCGATGTTCTTCACTGAGTTTTTGGTATGGCATCGTGATATCGATCCCGTACCTTTTGGCTCCACGAAGCAATTGATGTTGCCACAATGCAGCAGATGGCTTGGTCCAGGGCTCGATCGCCCCTGCCATCAATGATCGTGTTTGATCTGGCACGACCAAGGCTTCGTCATACTGCAGCACATTGCCAAACCCTTTGCATTCCAGACAGGCACCCAAAGGATGATTGTATGAAAACGAAACCGGCCGTGGCGGCACCGCCTTGTATCCACAAGATCGACATTGCGCTTCTGCGTTGTATTGAAATGAGCCACCGTCAATTACAGCCACGCGGCATTGGCCGTCGCCTTCTCGATAGGCGGCCTCTACCGCTTCCATCAATCGAGTGCGATTATCCTGGCGTAACACCAATCGATCCAAGATCACAAAAAATTGTTTTGGCCAACGATGGGGTAGGGAATCCGAGCCATCGAGGGAGAGCACTTTGTCCTTTACTAGAACACGGACAAATCCCCGTTGAAGTAACACCTCAGCAATTGAAGATTTGGGCAGGGCCTTACATTCTGAAAAAGGAAACAACACCATTACCCGGCCCTGCGGATATCGCTCAAGTAACTCATCAACAATGGCATCCGGCAGATCAGCACGAACTTCGACCTGACACTTTGGACAAATGGGACGACCGATTTTGGAAAACAAAAGGCGTAGATGATCAGATATTTCAGTGGCGGTCCCGACAGTCGAACGCGCCGTTCGAACCGAATTCTTCTGTTCAATGGCAATCGCTGGACGAATGTTCTCGATGTGATCAACCTCAGGCCGATCCAGTCGCTCAATAAACATTCGCGTGTAAGTAGAAAGCGATTCGACAAACCGCCATTGCCCCTCAGCAAACAACGTATCAAACGCTAGCGACGACTTTCCGGATCCCGACACTCCCGTCACCACCGTGACCGCATTGTGAGGGATACTCACGGATACATTGCGAAGATTGTTCTGTCGCGCTCCCTGAATTATGATCGCGTCTTTATCTTGTCCGTTTTTCATAAGTCCTAGTTTCTCAAATCAAATTGGCAGACGTTTCCTACACCCCTCTTTCGAGAGAATCATAATTTTCTTACCGGTTCAGAGTTAAGAATAGCAAAGGGGAGAAAAATAAGAGAAAGGGATGGGGATTAGAACAGCGTTGGTCAATGAGAAATCATCAAACTACCCGACCCAGCATATCCCCGAGCCATACTGCGATGAGGCCAAAGAAGACTTGTACTGTCACATTGGCCATGGCTTGCACAAGGGCTGCATCTCGAATCAGTGCAAGGGTCTCAGAGCCAAAGGTCGAGAAAGTCGTAAACCCGCCAAGCATACCGATCATTAAAAAAATTCGAAGATCCGGTCCAATTATCTGTCTAGTCTCAGATAGGCCGTTTAATACGCCAATGAGCAAGCATCCCAGAACATTAACCGCCAAGGTTCCCAAAGGGAACTCTGCGAGCGGTACCATCCGGTGAACGAATCCTGACAAGAGGAATCGGAACACCGACCCCATGAATCCGCCAATGCCCACTAAAAATATTTGAAATGCCATCAATCAATTCTGAGACAGAGAATCATCAAGAACGTGCGACCTTCATTTTCACCAAAGGGCTCTCATCCATTTGCCAAAAAGCAATGCCCCCCAACAACCCCGCCACATTAGAAATCAGCGTCACATTTTCAGGCAACTCCAAGGTCACCTTTTTGGCATTGCCCCCACCCATATACAACCGGTCATAATTAAACAACGCTTCAAGAGACTCGATGGCCAACTTCAAACGATGATTCCATTTCTTTTTGCCTATCTCTTTAAGCACCTTATCTCCCAATTCCTCTTCATAGGTTTTTTTGCTTCGAAAGGGATGATGAGCAATTTCCAAATTCGGCACGAGCCTTCCATCCACAAATAACGCCGAGCCAAAGCCCGTCCCCAAGGTCACGACTAATTCCACTCCTTCGCCCTGAATCGCGCCAAACCCCTGCACGTCAGCATCGTTGGCAGCTCGAACCGGCTTTCCGAGCCATTGCTCAACATGATGAACCAGATCAAACCCTTTCCAGGAAGGATCCAGATTCGGCGCTGTGATAGTCACACCCTTGCGAACGACACCAGGGAATCCGATCGACACACGATCAAACACGCCTTGGCCTTTGGCTAATTCCGCAATGGTATCCAAAATGGCCTGAGGCGTCGCAGGCCGAGGCGTAACAATACGCCCACGCTCCGTCACAGGGTGGCCTTTATCATCCAACACGATGGCCTTCACTCCGGTCCCCCCAATATCAATGGCCAAGGTCCGCACGGACTTTTTGGGGTTGGGGTTTCGGTGTTTGCTTGCCTTGGTTTTTTTCTTCATGCAACCTCCTGCACGTCGATGGCTTCTCAATGTGTTTTCAAGCGAATTGGAATTTTAGTCTTAAGAGAACTTCAAAATATTCCTAATGTTCGATCGGCGAATTACGCCGTAAACCAAAGTCTAAGAGCAAACACTATTACCATAACGGTCACAACATGACGTACCCACTCATGCCCTTTGAGAATCGTCAATCTCACTCCAATCAACCCACCCAATACCGTGCCTCCCGCCAAAGCCAGCCCCAACGGCCAATGCACCTTTCCCTGCCACACAAACAACAGGAGAGACAGACTTGTAAACCCCAGTACCGTTAAAACCTTCACCCCATTGCCCTGGACCAGATTCAAACCCAACACCGATGTCATCGCCAAAATTAAAAACCCCACTCCTGCCTGGACAAAACCGCCATACACTCCAATCAAAAAAAACCCGGATGCCGTGATAACTCCTCGCACCGGAGAAGAATGAGTCCCAGCCATAGGCCTGCCTCCTTGGGGACCCCACAAAGTCCACAGCGTAATCCCAACCATAAAAAAAGCCAACAACTTTTGGAAAGTCGCTTCTTGAAGGGAAAGAGCAAGCCACGTTCCTAATGGGGCACCGGCCACCGCCGGCATCACGGCCCATCGTAAGGCTTGCCAATCAAGCACCTTATGCCGGTGAAAGCTCCACACTGCAACTAGGTTCTGAAAAAAAATTCCAACACGATTGGTGCCATTGGCCACAGAGGGCGGCAGACCAAGAAAAATCAACAATGGCAAGGTGAGAAAAGAACCACCACCCGCGACCACATTTAATATTCCCACAAATACTCCCAACAAAAATAAGAGGCTATTGGCAATTAGTGATGAAGCTGGGTCGCCGGCCAAGAACCAGTCAGCTGATAGGGCAAGTTCCATGAGTTCTTATTCTTTCAAATTAAACGCAAAAGCGTT containing:
- a CDS encoding 3-hydroxybutyrate dehydrogenase produces the protein MLKDRVALITGGGVGIGCGVAKALTVEGARVAICGRRPQPLEETVTALKEMGTQAIGIPADVTNRSDVERVVATIVAEWGKIDILVNNAGMSGRTPMDEMDDSRWLSILQTNLTGSYLCSKVVLPHMKAPGYGRIINLSSVLGRFGVPGYAAYCTAKHGIIGFTKAVALEVAERGITVNAVCPTWVDTAMARQGIEETAEVLGMPAEDFKNLAIEAVPIKRMADVEEIAATILFLCSPTAAAITGQAINVCGGATAASGG
- the rsmI gene encoding 16S rRNA (cytidine(1402)-2'-O)-methyltransferase yields the protein MSGKLYIVSTPIGNLEDLTYRAHRILQEANIIAAEDTRHTQKLCLHYGIGTTLTSYHDYNKEEKTPVLLEKIREGQSIALVSDAGTPLISDPGYYLLTRTIAAGFTVVPIPGPSAILTALAASGLPTDAFRYEGFLPKKSGARSRMLQTLAEESRTIILFETPHRIKATLEEIQECFGTRPLVLARELTKTYEEIIRGSAEEILGKYQTLKPKGEMTLLIAGKPKAKKLPKRKMGPNPHPFGLKSDDELHKAPE
- a CDS encoding sulfurtransferase TusA family protein encodes the protein MSNKIKVQTELDLRGVICPYNFVKTKLQLDRMQAGDILAVVLDDGEPIKNVPQSLRNEGHAVLIQEPYGVHHRILIQKGED
- a CDS encoding Fe(2+)-trafficking protein, with the protein product MAEIQCLKCEKTSEMMTEPLFMGKLEQEIKNSVCEACWTEWNKPGGVKTMVINEYQLNLGDENGRAALKKQMRAFFKLPDAGVEFKDYRT
- a CDS encoding YqgE/AlgH family protein, with product MNTPLGKGIFLVATPSLRDPNFRQTVVLLCEYGTEGALGVVVNRPTEMNITEVLPQVPILEGQSHMVFSGGPVQQNHLLVLYKTPEGPENTHHVFDGVYLGGNMEILEEIVKNPFSPDNFRAFMGYSGWAPGQLEAEMETGSWLTLPADSSFMFDREHTRLWGDILRSLGNQYEMYGDMPVDPNMN
- the uvrA gene encoding excinuclease ABC subunit UvrA; protein product: MKNGQDKDAIIIQGARQNNLRNVSVSIPHNAVTVVTGVSGSGKSSLAFDTLFAEGQWRFVESLSTYTRMFIERLDRPEVDHIENIRPAIAIEQKNSVRTARSTVGTATEISDHLRLLFSKIGRPICPKCQVEVRADLPDAIVDELLERYPQGRVMVLFPFSECKALPKSSIAEVLLQRGFVRVLVKDKVLSLDGSDSLPHRWPKQFFVILDRLVLRQDNRTRLMEAVEAAYREGDGQCRVAVIDGGSFQYNAEAQCRSCGYKAVPPRPVSFSYNHPLGACLECKGFGNVLQYDEALVVPDQTRSLMAGAIEPWTKPSAALWQHQLLRGAKRYGIDITMPYQKLSEEHRALIWKGAKGLKGVDQFFEALERKRYKMHVRVFLSRYRSPVQCLVCHGSRLKPEALHVTIHGMNIHEVSQLSIGQVSQWLNDLPISDFESSLTKDLIPRLQLKFDFLVRVGLEYLTLLRETRSLSGGEAQRIALANQLGAHLVGSLYVLDEPTIGLHARDTAMLATILRELAHRGNTIVVVEHDRQVIEQADHVIELGPLAGEQGGTIVCSAPRNEFLRHPDALTARFLRGDEQILIPQMRRPDSGQFIILHGAQENNLQHLTVRFPLGMLVCVTGVSGSGKSTLVAQTLYRAMARAFGLEFLPMGRFDKIEGLSQVSTVRMINQDPIGRTPRSNPITYMKGFQHIRQLFASTFDAKQRGLTASHFSFNSGLGRCQRCQGNGLEKLEMYFFEDLYVTCEACEGRRFNSDVLHVRWRGYSIHDILDLTVREAQQVFRGSSGALSRVLDLLIDLGLGYLRLGQSAPSLSGGEAQRLKMAAELATVNGTKKSGKVQSFSSQAKGVLYILDEPTTGLHLADVRNLLQVLEKLVDAGNSVIVVEHQLDVIKSADWVIDLGPGGGHQGGRIVAEGRPEDVMENEFSFTGKFLRKAVA
- the crcB gene encoding fluoride efflux transporter CrcB, with translation MAFQIFLVGIGGFMGSVFRFLLSGFVHRMVPLAEFPLGTLAVNVLGCLLIGVLNGLSETRQIIGPDLRIFLMIGMLGGFTTFSTFGSETLALIRDAALVQAMANVTVQVFFGLIAVWLGDMLGRVV
- a CDS encoding ROK family protein encodes the protein MKKKTKASKHRNPNPKKSVRTLAIDIGGTGVKAIVLDDKGHPVTERGRIVTPRPATPQAILDTIAELAKGQGVFDRVSIGFPGVVRKGVTITAPNLDPSWKGFDLVHHVEQWLGKPVRAANDADVQGFGAIQGEGVELVVTLGTGFGSALFVDGRLVPNLEIAHHPFRSKKTYEEELGDKVLKEIGKKKWNHRLKLAIESLEALFNYDRLYMGGGNAKKVTLELPENVTLISNVAGLLGGIAFWQMDESPLVKMKVARS
- a CDS encoding sulfite exporter TauE/SafE family protein, whose protein sequence is MELALSADWFLAGDPASSLIANSLLFLLGVFVGILNVVAGGGSFLTLPLLIFLGLPPSVANGTNRVGIFFQNLVAVWSFHRHKVLDWQALRWAVMPAVAGAPLGTWLALSLQEATFQKLLAFFMVGITLWTLWGPQGGRPMAGTHSSPVRGVITASGFFLIGVYGGFVQAGVGFLILAMTSVLGLNLVQGNGVKVLTVLGFTSLSLLLFVWQGKVHWPLGLALAGGTVLGGLIGVRLTILKGHEWVRHVVTVMVIVFALRLWFTA